The window TTGCCTCCAGTTATCCCCAAATCCTAACTTCCCTGCACCCACGGCACACAAGGATCTGCACGGCTACGTTCTCCGGAGCCTGGGCCGTGACAGTATCACTACCCCTTGTTAGCTATTTTATGTTCTATTAGCAACTAGCTGGAGGAAAATTCTGCAGTTTTGAAGCAATTTCCTCAAATTAAACTGTCTATCATCTATATTGTAGTTATATAGTTGCTTGACTCCATACTAACATTACTAAGATTGGGTACATAACTTCAGAATTTTGAAATCTCAACTGATTCTCAAATTGCTATTGTTCTTAGGTTGGCAGTATCAACCATCACCTCCAACTATACAATGCTTTCTAGAGAAAGCACTGATACGCATCACGAAACTGGACCGGAAGGAGCTTTGTTTGGTTGGTGCAGGAAGGACAGATACAGGTGTTCATGCACGGGGTCAGGTTTAATTATCTTATTACACTGGAACACGGTCTCAAATTGATATATATGGTCCTACTTGTATATCCTTCATTGTTGGTAGGCTTAAAAATGCTGTGATAACACGTCATATGTTGTTTTGCAGGTGGCACATTTCACCACGCCGTTTGCCTACCATTGTCTCGACAGCTTTCATTCTGCAATCAATGGGCTTCTACCTCCTGATATCCGAGTTAGAGAAATTAGCGCAGCTTGTCCAGAATTCCATGCTCGCACATCCACAAAGAGCAAAATATATCATTACAAGATCTATAACGAAGCAGTTATGGACCCCTTCCATACTAATTATGCTTACCACAGTGCACATAAACTTAATCCACATGCTATGCAGGAGGCTGCAAATCATTTTGTTGGAGTACATGACTTCTCATCTTTCGCCAATGCAGTACATAATGATCGTGTGCGCAGTCCAATAAAGAAGATATCACGCTTTGATGTTACTAAAATGGTGACTTATTATCCCATGAGTTTGATTTTCTACTACCCTTACGAGTTCAGTATCACCTGCTTGATTTGTGTTTTGTTTGACCTGACATTTTCTGGTTGCCGTACAGGATGCTATCATACAACTCGAGGTTGAAGGCACTGGCTTTTTGTACAGacaagtgaggaacatggtaATTTTGATCTCTTGTTTAATCATGTGCCTAAATTAAGTTATTTTTGCATGTCACATCACCTGAACAGAATTAAAGAGCTGTGAGTAGTACGGTAGTAGGGGCCTGGTACCTTTTGCTTGCCTTTGTTGATTCATGTGCTAGCCCTTGCATGGAACAAACTGAGTGTAACACAACCTCCTAACTATTTTTCATATAATCTTACCATATAAGCATTGAAGAACTTATCACGACCCTTTTACTTTTGAAAATATTGTATGTATTAATTAAGATAACACAGAGTCATTACAATCATGCCGCACCAGGTCCAACACGGAGGTCGGAGCTGACTGCGCGAATACACCACTACACGCCCTTCTCTACTGAACCTAGCTAAACCAACTTGCCGTGATCCTTAATAAGCATGGAACGTGGTATATGGCTGCATGTGATACAAGCGCCTTAGCCAACTCATGGGAACAATTGTCATTCTTTTACTTTTTACCTTGTCCCTGAAAATAGAATAATCAATGAAGCATAACAGCAGTTCATACAACTGGGTTACTTTATCATATATCGAATGTACAATGGGTATCTAATGATTGGATCATATGCCCAACTTACGCACTAGTATTTGCAGCTTTTGTGAGGGAGAAGATTATATTTATCTCACTAACTCAACAGGAAATATCTTTAGGGAATTGACTATCAGACACTTTTCTTTCTTGAAAAGGGGTTtgtacccccggcctctgcagcGATTGATGCACAAAACGCTTTTATTACAATGTTATAGAATGTAGTAAGAGAATGTAAACAGGACATACACGACATCAAACAATAGATATTACGCAAGGCACTTAACATTACTATAATCCTATTGCTAAGTCGCCACCTAAATTGGCTGAATATAGTCCATGCGAACCATCTCCAAGTGGCTGCACGCAGAGTCCAGATGCTCCCGAGCCTCCGACAGTATGCTGAAGCAAACATTTATTTTTAATCTCTAGATCTTCCACCCCAATCTTTTGGCTGGCAAATAATGCTCCACTTTGTGAGCTGATATTTGCGTTTATGCTCATCCGGTTGCTAGAAGAAACTGGATTTGTGTTAGTACAATCTTAAAAGACGTTGCTCCCTAAGCACCATCGCCACCATCTCGTCTGATGTTGGGGGAGCAACGCCACCACACGTCACTGGTCGCCTGCGCCGCTGGCCCCGCCGCCACTGCCTCTCCACCGGCCGCCCACACCACTGCCGCCTTGCTGCCACACCACGTCGACCACCAACACCGCACCCGCCGCTACCCGTCATCTGCCAGCAGCGCCACCGCAGCATCACCGCCTCGCCGATACACATCGCTGGCCGCCCGCGACGCCACCACCGCCTACCAGACGTTCGCGCCGGGCCCCCGGCCCACCGCGCCGCCGGTCGCCGGAGCTCCACCGGTGTCTTTGTGCACACTAGAGGGAAAGATAGAGAGAGATtagccactgacatgtgggacacaTGTCAGGCTTAGTTTAGGGAGAGGTTTATAGGGGAACTGCTACAGCCGCACACCTGTGAAACCCAATAAAATTATTGGAAGAGCCTCCAAACGCACTTCTAAGGCCCTCTTTTGTTAAGACCGGTGGCTGAGAGCGTAAGAGTAGAGCTATATTTGAGCTTATAAAGTGGTAGCTTTCTTTTGTGGCGGAGATAATTTATTTTCATGTATTGTTATTGCAAACATCGGTTGATATGCTATGTTATTTCGGACTTGATATCTTGCTGTACTATATTTTACCTGCGATCATCATCACTCCCCCCCACGTTCGAAACCCCTGATGTTTGTGAGTGTTTATGCCACAGAGCAACTCGATAACATGTTGGCAATGCAGGTAGCTTTGCTAATTCAAGTTGGAAGGGAGGGACTGCCTCCTGAAATCGTCCCGAGAATCATTGCGGCAAAGGACCGCAAAGAGCTTGCGAAGGTGGCCTTGTCAGCACCACCACATGGATTGTATCTCATGTCAGTTAACTATGACAAAGAAATCTTGAAGCCTCCTGTGGGTTCCCCTCCGGTGAGCTTTGGAAGGACTCATCAGATCAGTAGATGCAAACTTCTGTTTTACTAGCACAAATGTCCGTGCGTTGCAAAGGAAGAAAATTTTATGTTTATTAATGTAAAACACATCCGTTGTTCATTAAAATTGTACGTGCAGATCCCATGTGTTGCAATATTATAAAATAAATTTGAGAGTGTGGTATTCGATAGTTTACCTGCCGTGGTGCGTAGTACATCTGCTCGTGCCTCCCTTATCTGCCCATTGGTGTGAAACTCACGGGCTACAACGTTGATCcttaaaaatacaaaaaatgatATTATTTATATATGTATATAACATTGGTCTATAAAGTTTTTATTCGATCAAATATATACCACTTTCATGGATTTCACAAGGAATTGTGAAAAGCATTATTGGATTTGGATCAAAATCAACTACCTTTGTTTCTCAAGAAAATAACTTTCTTCAAAATATAGAATTACCTCAGCACATgattttttttacacagtacagacgcaagcgcttatacatacgcgcatacactcacccctatgaacgtaCACACGCATACCCTATCcatatgagcaccttcgagagattGAGCCGGCATCGTCGACGGAAACGTCTCCTCCCATTGAAAGTGCATCAcaggaaatcctgaaataaattcaggaaTAATGCGAGCACGTGGGTTGGGGatactgtcagcgttctgggaagtAGGGTACCCAAACTTCCTGcttgcggcccatggcgtggctccatcgacggcctggtatggcccatcttcagcacCTTTAAGACAAGACCTTCGGGAGGggtcaagcctcgcgaggcggacgacaccaagaccttccgagggagcggcctccccaggccggctcccgaggagcggagatttctatgcaggcGCCCACCTCGTGAGGTTGAGGTGACGccagccatgacgaccaaggccaggcgggcgccagcggacGCAGAGCACCAGGTTTCCACTTTGGTGCTagggaggcaagcgcaggcgcggggtcccgaggaatcagccaaaggtttccattcccgtgtaACAAGACCAGGAccaccaggacggcaggacggatgtcatcaccgagcccactgcggcgtcacgaccagaagcttagcacgcgaagaccacctttcgtctggataggatgtactacttgtcccccttcaaaattggccactgtgggatcccttcccgccttcattttggaggaagaggaccaaggccactataaatatagcttagccaccaccgtaggacgGGATCCAAAAAAGAGAAACCTGACTAGCTCACACCCACACTAGAACAGACCTcgtgaggttgttcttcccttgtactagttcatcctcagccccttgTGAGGCGAATCCACCACAAAGcgggagtagggtcttacaccgcaaggtggctcgaacctgggtaaactgttgtgtccctttcctttcttgttcatcgagctaggccgtgggggCAACGAACTGGTTGGCtggagaggttgagttcttcgcacacgccccagagttcgaaccattcttgggtctgcggagccctgaatccgacatttggcgcgccaggtagggacGTGTCGAATCCTCTCTTCTGTCAATCGCTCCTCCGACGTTCCGTCGTTTCCATGGCCGACGCTCGCCGTGTCCGTGCCGAGCGTCGGGCTGCTCGTGTCACTCAGACGGCACCCATGGGCAAATGCCCACCTCGCCGATCTGCCTCCCCGGTGGCTAACGCCGCCACCGACCCCGCTGCCCGCGAGCAGCAGGACTCGTCGTTGCCGCCATCCGTGCGTCGCGACGGCCACACCGCGACTCCATCCCCCACTCCGGCCGCGGCGTCGTCTTCCCACATTCGTCGCTGGCGGGCGAATACacaggctgcgctgctcatggcgcgcgagcttcTGCGCTATCACCCGACCAACGACCTTTACGACGACTGGCTCgcccgcatcgccgagctcgtcaacGCCGCCGGCGAGGCCCCTGCGCCACCCCGTTTGCCTCATCCTCCGCCATCCCTGGCAGGCGACGTGGCTCACGGTGcgcttcctcctcctcctttgtACGACGTGGACCCCGAGCCAAGACGTGAGGCTCCCTAGCGCGACCCACCGTGCAGGGCGCCGACGCACGATGAAGAAAGCTGCCAGGTGGTGCAgcggcctgatacgtctccgtcgtatctacttttccaaacacttttgcccttgttttggactctgacttgcatgatttgaatggaactaacccagactgacgctgttttcagcagaattgccatggtgttatttatgtgcagaaacaaaagttctcggaatgacctgaaactccacggaacttatttttggaaaatattaaaaatattggcgaaagaatcaaggccagggggcccaccacctgtccacgagggtgggggcgcgcctgccccctgggcgcgccccctacctcgtgggccccctgttgctccaccgacctcaactccaactccatatattcgtgttcggggagaaaaaaatcagagagaaggattcatcgcgttttacgatacagagccgccgccaagccctaaaacctctcgagagggctgatctggagtccgttcggggctccggagaggggaatccgtcgccgtcgtcatcatcaaccttcctccatcaccaatttcatgatgctcaccgccgtgcgtgagtaattccattgtaggcttgctggacggtgatgggttggatgagatttatcatgtaatcgagttagttttgttagggtttgatccctagtatccactatgttctgagattgatgttgctatgactttgctatgcttaatgcttgtcactagggcccgagtgccatgatttcagatctgaacctattatgttttcatgaatatatgtgagttcttgatcctatcttgcaagtctatagtcacctactatgtgttatgatccggcaaccccgaagtgacaataatcgggaccactcccggtgatgaccgtagtttgaggagttcatgtattcactatgtgttaatgctttggtccggtactctattaaaaggaggccttaatatcccttagtttccgctaggaccccgctgccacgggagggtaggacaaaagatgtcatgcaagttcttttccataagcacgtatgactatattcggaatacatgcctacattacattgatgaattggagctagttctgtgtcacgctatgttatgattgttaatgaaccacatccggcataattctccatcaccgatccaatgcctacgagcttttcacatattgttcttcgcttatttacttttccgttgctactgttacaattactacaaaacccaaaaatattactttttctaccgttaccgttacttccatactactttgctactaaatactttgctgcagatattaagttatccaggtgtggctgaattgacaactcagttgctaatacttgagaatattctttggctccccttgtgtcgaatcaataaatttgggttgaatactctaccctcgaaaactgttgcgatcccctatacttgtgggttatcaagactattttctggtgccgttgccgggtagcatagctctattctttgagtcacttgggatttatatctgctggtcactatgaagaacttgaaagatgcaaaaacaacaatttatccctcaactacgaggggaggtaaggaactgccatctagctctgcacttgattcaccttctgttttgagtaagcttgcgacacctaaacctgcttctgctattcattctgatatgtcgcatgttattgatgatgccacttctgctatgcatgatacttatgatgaaactacttctatgcttgatactactgtgccacttggtgaatttcttgatgaataacttgctagggctagagagaatgaaattattgaaactaataatattgaagatagtgatgatgaagactctccccctaataaatatgaattacctgttattcctgagggttatgttatggatgaagaagctgctagagctattttagcttgcaatgatagatatgatcttaagaagttattagctaaatggaagcaacaatctcttaatgctagaatgaaacctgaccctgcttttgctacttcacctatctgtgttactgataaggattacgaattctctgttgatcctgatataattactttggttgaatccgatcctttttatggctatgaatctgaaactgttgtggcacatcttactaaattaaatgatatagccaccctgttcactaatgatgagaaatctcgctacctttatatccttaaaatatttccgttctcattaaagggtgatgctaagatatagTTTAATTCtattgatcctggttgtgtgcgtagtccccaggatatgatttattacttatctgctaaatattttcctactcataagaaacaagctgctttaagggatatatataatattgtgcaaattgaagaagagagtctcccacaagcttgggggaggcttctccaattacttaatgctttgcctgatcaccctcttaataaaaatgaaatacttgatatcttttataatggactaactgatgcttctagagattacctggatagttgtgctggttctgttttcagggaaagaacaccggatgacgctgaaattctattgaataatatgttgacaaatgaaaataactggacacttcctgagccaattcctgagcctattcctaaaccaactccgaagaagataggtgttctatttctcagtcctgaagatatgcaggaggcaaagaaatctatgaaggaaaaaggtataaaagctgaagatgttaagaatttacctcctattgaagaaatatatggtctaaatttaccgcctgttgaagaaacatatgatcttaatccttcacctattgaagaaactcatggtcttgataacccaacacagatagtaaaggtaaattctctctatagatttgatgaaggtgatattcctcgttataagtctgcaagacaatgcttagatgagtttgacaattttattgttaaataagaaaacttcaatgcttatgttagtagacaattgaaatacaattcaaATATGCTTGAACatttgggtgattatatgtctagagttaagggtgaacttaaactcattagtaaacatgcttctatgattaccactcaagtagaacaagtacttaaaactcaaaatgatttgctcaatgaattgaatagtaagaataatgactatgctgttagagtggctactagaactggtaagatgactcaggaacctttgtatcctgaaggccatcctaagagaattgagcaagattctcagagaaataatttagatgcacctagtcttctaaaaagaagaaaaagaaaaatgataggactttgcatgcttctagtgaacctactactgaaccacctgagaatcccaatgatatttctatttctgatgctgaaacacactctggtaatgaacatgaaactagtgataatattaataatgatgttcatgatgatgctcaacctagcaatgataatgatatagaaattgaacctgctgttgatcttgataacccacaatcaaagaatcaacattatgataagagagactttgttgctaggaaacacggtaaagaaagagaaccttgggttcagaaacccatgccttttcctcctaagccatccaagaaaaaggatgatgaggattttgagcgctttgctgaaatgattagacctatctttttgcgtatgcaattaactgatatgctcaaaatgaatccttatgctaagtatatgaaagaaattgttactaataaaagaaagataccggaagctgagatttccaccatgcttgctaattatacttttaagggtggaataccaaagaaactaggagatccaggagtaccaactataccatgctccattaaaagaaactatgttaaaactgttttatgtgatcttggagccggtgttagtgttatgcctctctctttatatcgtagacttgatttgaataagttgacacctactgaaatatctttgcaaatggctgataagtcaactgctatacccgttggtatttgtgaggatgtgcctgttgtagttgcaaacattactattttagcggactttgttattcttgatattcccgaggacgatagtatgtctattattcttggaagaccctttttgaatactgcaggggctgttattgactgcaacaaaggcaatgtcacttctcatgttaatggcaatgagcatacggtacactttccgaggaaacaacctcaagttcatagtatcaactctattggaaaaattacattatttttggaggttttgaatttcctcttcctactgtcaagaagaaatatgatattcttattataggggatgtgcatatgcatatccccgttgaggtaacatagtgttattcaaaatttctccggttccatcttattcggaatgagtttgttaacaagacccgatcaaccttgttagtggattccttttgatgagcatgagatggatgaaactagaagacacaaccttctgtaccctctttctactttctgttatttagttgaaataaagtaaaaatagtatttttctgtctgttttctgaattatccgtgcaatataaaaataccccgaaaataaaagttctccaaatgccctgccaatttaatatatattttctggaatatttgagaatatctggcactgagaacacagcaggggagcaagcacctggccacgagggtccagggcgcgcccacccctacagggcgcgccccctgcctcgtgggcccacggtggctcccctccacttattcctgcacccacacacttcttcttcctctaaaaaaaatcaccatccagctcaagcacgagttctagctcattttgctgcgattttcgatctccttgctcaaagcacctctcacaaaactgcttggggggattgttccttggtatgtgactcctccattggtccaattagtttttgttctagtgctttattctttgcaaatttgtgctgcctaggtgaccatgttcttgagcttgcatgtcaaatttatatggttccaagtagttctaatgattgatatagtctctaggcacttgtaggagtagttgctatcaattttgttgagcttggttcacttttatttgaagttactaaaaatttcagaaatttttcagaggaagaaatatgtttaggaaaatgtaccaaggtggtccttcaaggaagcaaggacccaggcttgcaatgcgcgatgctgacgatgaaccaccaagggacgccccagtgcggccttgtgaatggacttcagaagactttatggatcgagcagaaatcaaggaagaatttaacgcatatttgcgtaacgctgatcttgtgagcttcgaggcagaaaagtgccgtcagtaccactatctcactagttccttttgtgaggaggtttgaatattcatcttcacgcaattctcaaactgtcctgtttgatctttatgagaattcttatactatggacttagaggattttaccactgcttgcaaacttccacaatggggtagtcctcgtgaacctcgcaaatctgaatttagagattttcttgccaGTATAACTATGGGtgaatctagagacataacacaagctaccatagggagtattcattttcctgctatacattattttgctctcttcataggtaggtgcataaatggtaaggatgaagcatgtcacatgtgtgtccctgacctcggtattcttaggagtgctgtgttaggagataaatcttataatttgggagctattgttgcacgtaggttgcataataataaaattaatggagatttctttggaggaatttatgcaacccgtctagctaattttcttgaggtaCCTATACGTGAGTATGATGTTGAGCTGCCtaatgtttatttagattataatgccatggttcatcatcattttcttgaGAGGAACGAGCAGTCCCtccagtatcgcttaatctttgacagacgtcgtgctatccatattactctccctgctcctgccttctttgattagcAGGTAAAAGGAAGACATGTTATTAcgagagaggaggcagatgagtacgagaggagggcggaggcagctcgccgccacgctacaactcaggaggcaatagccgctgcatctcagtacgaccccggctacaactatggatatccgccaggccatccgtggcaataaaccaacttaggccaaaagcctaagcttgggggagtacgtatttctcaccgacattacattcatgttcacacactc is drawn from Aegilops tauschii subsp. strangulata cultivar AL8/78 chromosome 1, Aet v6.0, whole genome shotgun sequence and contains these coding sequences:
- the LOC109744368 gene encoding uncharacterized protein isoform X1 — encoded protein: MLGSAVVRLATPPRAAASAAAGNISLVDGSLRAVLHPGAEDADSAAAGCSHKWRMVIAYDGTKFKGWQYQPSPPTIQCFLEKALIRITKLDRKELCLVGAGRTDTGVHARGQVAHFTTPFAYHCLDSFHSAINGLLPPDIRVREISAACPEFHARTSTKSKIYHYKIYNEAVMDPFHTNYAYHSAHKLNPHAMQEAANHFVGVHDFSSFANAVHNDRVRSPIKKISRFDVTKMDAIIQLEVEGTGFLYRQVRNMVALLIQVGREGLPPEIVPRIIAAKDRKELAKVALSAPPHGLYLMSVNYDKEILKPPVGSPPVSFGRTHQISRCKLLFY
- the LOC109744368 gene encoding uncharacterized protein isoform X2, with translation MHGVAHFTTPFAYHCLDSFHSAINGLLPPDIRVREISAACPEFHARTSTKSKIYHYKIYNEAVMDPFHTNYAYHSAHKLNPHAMQEAANHFVGVHDFSSFANAVHNDRVRSPIKKISRFDVTKMDAIIQLEVEGTGFLYRQVRNMVALLIQVGREGLPPEIVPRIIAAKDRKELAKVALSAPPHGLYLMSVNYDKEILKPPVGSPPVSFGRTHQISRCKLLFY